One region of Streptococcus salivarius genomic DNA includes:
- a CDS encoding peptide deformylase, with the protein MIKTIVKDVFFLGQKSTEATKEDLYLAKDLRDTLEFHKEACVGMAANMIGVKKRVIIVNIGFVNLVMFNPVLVSKSSPYQTEESCLSLEGSRPTRRYESIEVAYLDEQWMPKQLSFSGMPAQIIQHELDHLEGIII; encoded by the coding sequence ATGATAAAAACTATCGTAAAGGATGTCTTTTTCCTTGGACAAAAATCGACAGAAGCGACTAAAGAAGACCTCTATTTGGCTAAAGATTTACGTGATACACTGGAGTTTCATAAGGAAGCCTGTGTGGGTATGGCTGCCAATATGATTGGCGTTAAAAAGCGTGTTATTATCGTCAATATCGGTTTTGTCAATCTGGTCATGTTTAATCCTGTTTTAGTCAGCAAGTCCTCACCTTATCAAACAGAGGAGTCTTGCTTGTCTTTAGAGGGAAGTCGTCCGACCAGACGTTATGAGTCGATTGAGGTTGCCTATTTAGATGAACAATGGATGCCTAAACAGTTAAGTTTTTCTGGTATGCCAGCCCAAATTATTCAACATGAATTGGATCATTTGGAGGGGATTATTATTTAG
- a CDS encoding response regulator transcription factor: MALKILLAEDEEALSRVYKAALEHQGYEVDQAFNGQEAVDLAAQNAYQVMIMDIMMPIKTGIEALKEIRSSGDRTHVIMLTAMAEIDDRVTGLDAGADDYLTKPISLKELLARLRSLERRVSESFTAKILTLGSVRLDQEEQELVAGNAIRLSSRETKLMAHFMLNPAKKLTTEHLFKTIWEDEEDVDESIVWVYISYLRQKLQAIQADISILGEKGGDFCLLAN; this comes from the coding sequence ATGGCTTTGAAAATTCTACTAGCTGAGGATGAGGAGGCTCTTTCTCGAGTTTACAAGGCAGCCCTAGAGCATCAAGGCTATGAAGTAGATCAAGCATTTAATGGGCAAGAGGCAGTAGACCTAGCTGCACAAAATGCCTATCAAGTGATGATCATGGATATTATGATGCCCATTAAAACAGGTATCGAGGCCCTGAAAGAGATTCGCTCCTCTGGAGATAGGACGCATGTCATTATGTTGACAGCTATGGCTGAAATTGATGATCGTGTGACCGGGCTTGATGCTGGGGCAGACGATTACTTGACCAAGCCAATCTCCCTTAAAGAACTTTTGGCTCGTCTGCGCTCATTAGAACGTCGTGTGAGTGAGAGCTTCACTGCCAAAATTTTGACTCTTGGTTCTGTTCGTTTGGACCAAGAAGAGCAGGAGTTGGTAGCTGGGAACGCCATTCGACTTTCAAGCAGAGAGACCAAGTTAATGGCCCACTTCATGCTCAATCCTGCCAAGAAATTAACGACTGAGCACCTTTTCAAGACTATCTGGGAGGATGAGGAAGATGTGGACGAGTCTATTGTCTGGGTCTATATTTCCTATCTGCGTCAGAAATTGCAAGCCATCCAGGCTGACATCAGCATTCTTGGTGAAAAAGGAGGCGACTTTTGCCTTCTCGCCAATTAG
- a CDS encoding ABC transporter ATP-binding protein, protein MFKIFKRLTTKELIMIVLAVIFVCLNVYLNLKIPDYMSDITTLLSTKGTKASDIFAWNTDAPGMRMLLMSFAGFMASVVVGFLAARTAASFTTRLRDDIFHQVLDFSDAEIKKFSIPSLLTRTTNDITQLQMVLTMGLQVITQGPIMAIWAITKIADKNGNWLLALLVAVAVIAILMLFLLIMVMPKQRLIQTLTDKLNSVTRESLTGIRVVRAYNAESYQEDKFEKANTDLTQNNLFIGRSFALLTPVMTAVSSGLTLAIYWIGAHLIEDVKIPTDPTKIAGAMENKVHLFSDMVVYSSYAMQVVMGFMMMIVVFFLLPRAVVAASRINEVLDTQSSVSYPENSSEKPKEVGTVEFDDVSFRYSETSEPVLEHVSFKAKKGDTVAFIGSTGSGKSTLVNLIPRFYDATQGTIKVDGVDVRHYDHETLHNIVGYIPQKAVLFSGDITSNMTMGTSNNSPLDDAKIWEALELAQGKDFVENKEGQLKAEVAQAGSNFSGGQKQRLAIARALARKPEILIFDDSFSALDYKTDRKLRQELAEKTQDMTKLIVAQRISTIMDADQILVLDQGKVVGQGTHKELLANNEVYQEIAYSQLSKEELENGK, encoded by the coding sequence ATGTTTAAAATTTTTAAACGTTTGACGACAAAAGAGTTAATCATGATTGTCTTAGCGGTGATTTTTGTTTGCTTGAACGTCTATCTAAACTTGAAAATTCCAGACTATATGTCTGATATTACGACACTCTTATCAACTAAGGGAACTAAAGCGTCGGATATTTTTGCCTGGAATACAGATGCCCCAGGGATGCGAATGCTTTTAATGTCATTTGCAGGCTTTATGGCCTCTGTAGTTGTTGGTTTCTTAGCTGCCAGAACAGCGGCAAGTTTTACCACCCGTCTTCGTGATGATATCTTCCATCAGGTTCTAGATTTTTCGGATGCAGAGATCAAGAAATTCTCCATTCCTAGTCTTTTGACCCGTACGACAAATGATATTACCCAATTGCAGATGGTACTTACCATGGGGTTACAGGTTATTACACAGGGGCCTATCATGGCCATTTGGGCGATTACAAAGATTGCCGATAAAAATGGAAATTGGCTCCTTGCCTTGCTTGTCGCTGTGGCAGTGATTGCCATTCTCATGCTTTTCCTCTTGATTATGGTTATGCCTAAGCAACGCTTGATTCAAACGCTGACCGATAAACTGAATAGCGTAACGCGTGAATCTCTTACAGGAATTCGTGTGGTGCGTGCCTATAACGCCGAAAGTTATCAAGAGGATAAATTTGAAAAGGCCAATACTGATTTGACCCAAAACAATCTCTTTATCGGTCGTTCTTTTGCCTTACTGACACCGGTGATGACTGCTGTATCAAGTGGTTTGACACTGGCTATTTATTGGATTGGTGCACATTTGATTGAAGATGTTAAGATTCCAACAGATCCAACTAAGATTGCTGGTGCCATGGAAAATAAGGTCCATCTCTTCTCAGACATGGTGGTTTATTCATCTTATGCCATGCAGGTTGTTATGGGATTCATGATGATGATTGTTGTTTTCTTCCTTCTTCCACGTGCAGTTGTAGCAGCTAGTCGTATCAATGAAGTTCTAGATACCCAATCTTCAGTCTCTTATCCTGAAAATAGTTCTGAAAAGCCTAAAGAAGTGGGTACTGTCGAATTTGATGATGTTTCCTTCCGTTATTCTGAAACTTCAGAGCCTGTTTTGGAGCATGTTAGCTTCAAAGCTAAAAAAGGTGACACGGTTGCCTTTATTGGTTCGACTGGATCTGGTAAATCAACGCTTGTCAACCTTATCCCACGTTTTTATGATGCCACGCAAGGAACGATCAAGGTTGACGGTGTCGATGTGCGACATTATGACCATGAAACCTTGCACAATATAGTCGGTTATATTCCACAGAAGGCTGTGCTTTTCTCAGGTGATATCACGTCAAATATGACGATGGGAACGAGCAATAACAGTCCCCTTGATGATGCTAAGATTTGGGAAGCTCTCGAATTGGCTCAAGGAAAAGACTTTGTTGAAAATAAAGAAGGTCAACTTAAAGCAGAAGTTGCCCAAGCTGGGTCTAACTTCTCAGGTGGACAGAAGCAACGTTTGGCTATTGCGCGTGCCTTGGCACGTAAGCCTGAAATCTTGATTTTCGATGATTCCTTCTCAGCCTTGGATTATAAGACCGATCGTAAGTTACGTCAAGAATTGGCTGAAAAAACACAAGATATGACCAAGTTGATTGTTGCCCAACGTATCTCTACTATTATGGATGCGGACCAAATCTTGGTACTTGACCAAGGTAAGGTCGTTGGTCAAGGAACTCACAAGGAACTCTTGGCAAATAATGAGGTTTACCAAGAAATTGCCTATTCACAATTGTCTAAGGAGGAGTTAGAAAATGGAAAATAA
- a CDS encoding MarR family winged helix-turn-helix transcriptional regulator gives MHGKDTFSEFREFINTMESRVQELGKVHGVEHLAGPQGFAVKYLSDNQDKEIFIKDIEKRLCISKSVASNLVKRMEKNGFVELVTSDKDKRYKYVHLTDLGKKKARDVKHFREAIHEQLLEGISKEDAETAFRVFHQIRMNLEKNKE, from the coding sequence ATGCATGGAAAAGATACTTTTAGTGAATTCAGAGAATTCATCAATACTATGGAATCTCGCGTGCAAGAGTTAGGAAAGGTCCATGGGGTTGAGCATTTAGCTGGCCCTCAAGGATTTGCTGTCAAGTATTTGTCTGACAATCAAGATAAAGAAATCTTTATCAAAGACATTGAAAAAAGACTATGTATTTCTAAATCAGTGGCTAGTAATTTGGTCAAACGAATGGAAAAAAATGGTTTTGTTGAGTTGGTGACATCGGACAAGGATAAACGCTACAAGTATGTTCATCTGACAGACTTAGGTAAAAAGAAAGCTCGAGATGTCAAACATTTTCGAGAGGCCATCCATGAACAGCTGTTAGAAGGTATTTCCAAAGAAGATGCTGAAACAGCCTTTCGTGTCTTTCACCAAATTCGTATGAATTTAGAAAAAAATAAGGAGTAA
- a CDS encoding ABC transporter ATP-binding protein, producing the protein MENKPETSSYKRLKPYIKGFQIPFVLAIFGAIISAVITVIGPDKLKEITNTITEGITPTKMGTIPGIDLDKVASIAMTLAVLYAISAIVGYLQSFTVATVTQRFSQRFRTAIQKKINSVPLNYFDSHSQGDTLSRVTNDVDLLGQSLSQGLGTLITSSVLLVAAIIMMFYSNVTMAFTAIGSVLIGFVLVAFIMGFSQPLFKRQQENLANINGYIEEIYTGQAVVTSYNAAQESSQAFKGLNDKLYKSMWQSQFISGIMMPLMIFIGNFGYVMVCLVGAIKVIDGSLTIGDVVAFMTYVRIFSQPLSQIAQGITQLQSATAAIGRIFEFLEEKDMDDESAKTAELTDTKGQVVFDHVSFGYTPEKTIIHDFSALAKPGQKIAIVGPTGAGKTTIVNLLMKFYNIDQGRITIDGVDTNDMKRETVHDQFSMVLQDTWLFEGTIRDNLIYNQENISDEQVIAAAKAVGVHHFITTLPKGYDTYLDDSVTLSVGQKQLLTIARALLKDAPLLILDEATSSVDTRTEELIQKAMDKLMEGRTSFVIAHRLSTIRNADLILVMKDGNIIEQGNHDELMAADGFYADLYNSQFTEEVA; encoded by the coding sequence ATGGAAAATAAGCCAGAAACATCATCCTATAAACGCTTAAAACCCTATATTAAAGGTTTCCAAATTCCGTTTGTCCTTGCGATTTTTGGAGCAATTATTTCAGCGGTCATTACAGTTATTGGACCAGATAAGCTTAAAGAAATTACCAATACTATTACTGAAGGTATCACACCTACAAAAATGGGGACGATTCCAGGTATTGATTTGGACAAGGTAGCAAGTATTGCTATGACCTTGGCTGTTCTCTATGCCATTTCAGCCATTGTGGGTTACTTACAAAGCTTTACCGTTGCGACGGTTACACAACGCTTTTCACAACGTTTCCGTACAGCTATCCAAAAGAAAATCAACAGTGTTCCTCTTAATTATTTTGATAGTCACTCTCAAGGGGATACCCTCTCTCGTGTGACCAATGACGTTGACCTTTTGGGACAATCGCTTAGTCAAGGTTTAGGTACCTTGATTACTTCAAGTGTTCTCTTGGTAGCAGCCATTATTATGATGTTTTACTCAAATGTCACTATGGCTTTCACTGCGATTGGTTCTGTCTTGATAGGTTTTGTTCTGGTAGCCTTTATCATGGGCTTCTCACAACCCCTTTTCAAACGCCAACAAGAAAATTTGGCTAATATTAATGGTTATATTGAAGAAATCTACACGGGTCAAGCAGTCGTAACGAGTTACAATGCTGCTCAAGAAAGTAGTCAAGCTTTCAAGGGACTTAATGATAAACTCTATAAATCGATGTGGCAATCACAGTTTATCTCAGGTATTATGATGCCACTTATGATTTTCATTGGGAACTTTGGTTATGTCATGGTCTGTCTTGTGGGTGCTATCAAAGTTATTGATGGTAGCTTGACTATTGGTGATGTGGTAGCCTTCATGACCTATGTTCGTATCTTCTCACAACCTCTTTCTCAAATTGCCCAAGGGATTACACAACTCCAATCAGCTACTGCAGCCATTGGTCGTATCTTTGAATTTTTGGAAGAAAAAGATATGGACGACGAGTCAGCTAAGACTGCTGAGTTGACAGATACTAAAGGTCAAGTAGTCTTTGACCATGTTTCCTTTGGTTATACTCCTGAAAAAACTATTATTCATGACTTTTCAGCTCTTGCTAAGCCGGGTCAAAAGATTGCGATCGTTGGTCCAACGGGTGCTGGTAAGACGACTATTGTTAACCTGCTTATGAAGTTCTATAACATCGACCAAGGTCGTATCACCATTGACGGTGTCGATACGAATGACATGAAGCGTGAAACTGTTCATGACCAATTCTCAATGGTGCTTCAAGACACTTGGCTCTTTGAAGGTACTATTCGTGATAATTTGATTTACAACCAAGAGAATATTTCTGATGAGCAAGTTATTGCTGCAGCCAAGGCCGTCGGTGTTCACCACTTCATTACCACACTTCCAAAGGGTTATGATACTTATTTGGATGATTCTGTGACCTTATCAGTTGGACAGAAGCAGCTCTTGACCATTGCACGTGCGCTTCTTAAGGATGCCCCTCTCCTTATCTTGGATGAGGCGACATCATCTGTCGACACTCGAACAGAAGAATTGATTCAAAAAGCCATGGACAAGCTTATGGAAGGTCGTACTTCCTTTGTTATTGCCCACCGCTTATCAACCATTCGAAATGCTGACCTTATCCTTGTGATGAAAGATGGTAACATTATTGAACAGGGCAATCATGATGAGCTCATGGCAGCAGATGGTTTCTATGCTGATCTTTATAATAGTCAATTTACAGAAGAAGTTGCCTAA
- the frr gene encoding ribosome recycling factor, protein MTNAIIEKAKERFAHSHESLAREFGSIRAGRANASLLDRITVEYYGAPTPLNQLASITVPEARVLLISPFDKGSIADIERAINESDLGINPANDGSVVRLVIPALTEETRKELAKEVKKVGENAKIAIRNIRRDAMDEAKKQEKDKEITEDQLKSLEKDIQKATDDAVKKIDSMTAEKEKELLTV, encoded by the coding sequence ATGACAAACGCAATTATTGAAAAAGCAAAAGAACGTTTCGCCCACTCACACGAGTCATTGGCCCGTGAATTTGGATCTATCCGTGCAGGCCGTGCCAATGCATCACTTCTTGACCGCATCACTGTAGAATACTATGGTGCTCCAACACCACTTAACCAATTGGCTTCAATCACTGTTCCTGAAGCACGTGTCCTTTTGATTTCACCATTTGATAAAGGCTCAATCGCTGATATTGAACGTGCAATCAACGAATCTGATCTTGGTATTAACCCAGCTAACGATGGTTCTGTTGTGCGCTTGGTTATCCCAGCACTTACAGAAGAAACGCGTAAAGAGTTGGCTAAAGAAGTGAAAAAAGTCGGTGAAAATGCTAAAATCGCTATCCGTAACATCCGCCGTGATGCTATGGATGAAGCTAAGAAGCAAGAAAAAGACAAAGAAATCACAGAAGATCAATTGAAATCTTTGGAAAAAGATATCCAAAAAGCAACTGATGACGCTGTTAAGAAGATTGACAGCATGACAGCAGAAAAGGAAAAAGAACTCCTTACTGTTTAA
- a CDS encoding sensor histidine kinase — protein MFRRLRLQFITIASLAILFILVSTVGIINTVRSFQTEQEISKVLNTLTENNGSFGKTKKIETNQGREIPSDSFRFFSVTLSGDEVVSQDTSHTSLINDEEAATYARAASRMTSTLGTIREKNINLSYQVSKVSKNKILVVFLDTTSYYNSSQALLNLSILLSMFGFIFFVIIVSALSGIVIRPFIRNYEKQRRFITNAGHELKTPLAIISANTELQELMTGENEWTKSTNDQVARLTTLINSLVALSRLEEQPDIVLQDVDFSYITEDAAEDFKGPVVRDGKSFVMDITPDIHVKAEEKSLFELVTLLVDNANKYCDPEGIVTVRLRQIGRTRKRARLEVSNTYKDGKDVDYSKFFERFYRIEESHNNREHKGFGIGLSMAQSMVKLFKGRIFASYKNDTITFTVIL, from the coding sequence ATGTTTAGACGTTTACGACTTCAATTTATTACGATTGCTTCCTTGGCTATCCTCTTTATCTTGGTCTCTACTGTGGGAATCATCAATACTGTGAGGTCCTTTCAGACGGAGCAGGAAATTAGTAAGGTTCTCAACACACTTACAGAAAATAATGGTAGTTTCGGAAAAACGAAAAAAATTGAGACCAATCAAGGGCGTGAAATTCCATCAGATAGTTTTCGTTTTTTCAGCGTGACCTTGTCTGGTGATGAAGTGGTCAGTCAGGACACCAGTCATACTTCCTTGATAAATGATGAAGAGGCCGCTACTTATGCCCGAGCAGCTAGCCGAATGACGAGTACTCTTGGAACCATTAGAGAAAAAAATATTAATCTCAGTTATCAGGTTAGTAAAGTTAGCAAAAATAAGATCCTTGTGGTCTTTCTGGACACGACCTCTTATTATAATTCTTCCCAAGCCTTGTTAAATCTTTCTATCCTTTTATCAATGTTTGGCTTTATCTTTTTTGTCATCATTGTTAGTGCCTTATCAGGAATTGTCATTCGTCCCTTCATTCGAAACTACGAAAAGCAGCGACGTTTTATTACCAATGCAGGTCATGAATTAAAGACACCATTGGCTATTATTTCTGCCAATACGGAGCTACAAGAACTCATGACTGGAGAGAACGAATGGACCAAGTCGACGAACGACCAGGTGGCACGTTTGACTACTCTAATCAATTCTCTGGTAGCCCTATCCCGTCTGGAGGAGCAGCCGGATATTGTTCTTCAAGATGTAGATTTTTCCTATATTACTGAGGATGCAGCAGAGGACTTTAAGGGGCCTGTTGTCCGAGATGGTAAATCTTTCGTTATGGACATCACACCGGATATTCATGTAAAGGCAGAAGAGAAGTCTCTCTTTGAACTTGTAACCCTCCTTGTGGATAATGCTAACAAGTATTGTGATCCAGAAGGGATAGTTACTGTAAGGCTCCGTCAGATTGGAAGGACACGAAAACGGGCTCGTTTAGAAGTATCGAACACCTATAAAGATGGTAAGGATGTTGACTATAGTAAATTTTTTGAACGTTTTTATCGTATTGAAGAATCCCATAATAACAGAGAACACAAGGGGTTTGGTATTGGCCTCTCCATGGCTCAAAGCATGGTCAAATTATTTAAAGGTCGAATCTTTGCCTCTTATAAAAATGACACCATCACCTTTACGGTCATCTTGTAA
- a CDS encoding YfhO family protein has protein sequence MFFFRDKLYGDDIVFHINRLLSLDTVWKSPINFTTNGGTGQLINTFYPWLTYYPIFIIYKLTQSVFVAWMSFQFLVRFVTCLLSFYGLRLLKYSDKQVMIFATFYLFSGYFLHNSYYRAAVGETLAMIFLPLVFVGVRLITFGDYKKWWVLTLGMLGLVYSHVLSVLLASLMIFLAVVTSFWTWGDKKERILGFLKATLVTLSMSLAFFVPMIEQFKYVSLRTTFKPLLSKTALSLVDNWELILKSDLRTPSVNLLYLLGLVLSLIFAKRFVKDKEARIYLFISLVLAFLTLNSFPWQLLQESPVSNLQFPWRLWSFALLFFSLALSNILENMSMKATTILVLFGLCLNMFQIVTVQDKMTKAKNILPSNTKVTREMLAKGTYKNINGDYTNKEVPFGFVFDKHLFLDNQEIKSTISRSPKELALTVDNESKEAKVLSLPVFYYKGQEARIDGKRVTTYLAKEKNPTNLVLPPGKHDVVLTYGYTPVAKLAMGVSTISLLAFIGYLYRVKKDD, from the coding sequence ATGTTCTTTTTTAGGGACAAGCTTTATGGTGATGATATTGTCTTTCACATTAACCGACTGTTATCCTTGGATACTGTCTGGAAGAGTCCTATCAATTTTACAACTAACGGAGGGACTGGACAGTTAATCAATACCTTTTATCCCTGGTTGACCTATTATCCTATTTTTATAATCTATAAGCTGACTCAGTCAGTCTTTGTAGCCTGGATGAGTTTTCAATTTCTTGTTCGCTTTGTAACCTGTTTACTTAGTTTTTACGGATTACGTTTATTGAAATATTCTGATAAACAGGTGATGATATTTGCTACCTTTTATCTCTTTTCGGGTTATTTCTTGCACAATTCTTATTATAGGGCAGCCGTTGGCGAAACGCTGGCGATGATTTTTCTACCTCTAGTTTTCGTTGGTGTCCGATTGATAACATTTGGAGATTATAAGAAATGGTGGGTCTTGACCCTTGGGATGCTTGGCTTAGTCTATTCCCATGTTTTATCGGTCCTTTTGGCTTCCCTTATGATTTTCTTAGCAGTGGTAACTAGTTTTTGGACATGGGGTGATAAAAAAGAACGTATCCTAGGATTTCTTAAGGCCACCTTAGTCACTCTGAGTATGTCGCTAGCTTTCTTTGTTCCTATGATAGAGCAATTTAAGTATGTAAGCCTACGAACGACTTTTAAACCACTCCTATCCAAGACTGCTTTAAGTCTGGTAGACAACTGGGAGCTTATTCTAAAAAGCGATTTAAGGACTCCATCAGTTAATCTTCTCTATCTCCTGGGTCTAGTGCTAAGCCTAATCTTTGCTAAGCGTTTTGTGAAGGATAAGGAGGCTAGAATTTACCTTTTTATTTCTCTTGTTTTGGCTTTTTTAACTTTGAATAGTTTTCCTTGGCAGTTATTACAGGAGAGTCCAGTGTCCAATCTACAATTTCCTTGGAGATTATGGAGTTTTGCCTTGCTTTTCTTCAGCTTAGCCTTGTCTAATATCTTGGAAAATATGTCTATGAAGGCAACGACGATACTTGTCTTGTTTGGTCTTTGCCTGAATATGTTTCAGATTGTTACTGTCCAAGATAAGATGACTAAAGCCAAGAATATATTGCCAAGCAATACAAAAGTCACGAGAGAAATGCTAGCTAAGGGAACTTATAAAAATATAAATGGCGATTACACCAATAAAGAAGTGCCCTTTGGCTTTGTCTTTGACAAACATCTTTTCTTGGATAATCAGGAAATTAAGTCAACCATCAGCCGTTCTCCAAAGGAGCTAGCACTTACAGTAGATAACGAGTCAAAAGAAGCTAAAGTCTTGTCGCTACCAGTTTTCTACTATAAAGGACAAGAAGCGAGGATTGATGGAAAGCGAGTAACTACTTACTTAGCTAAGGAAAAGAATCCAACTAATCTAGTCCTACCACCAGGTAAGCATGATGTCGTTTTGACCTATGGCTATACCCCAGTTGCCAAATTGGCAATGGGTGTATCAACTATTAGTCTTTTGGCGTTTATTGGTTATTTGTATAGAGTGAAGAAAGATGACTAA
- a CDS encoding GTP pyrophosphokinase, giving the protein MSTPSIYGEYAQYLPKILQEITDPIIVANITSKKETGFKLYEHFISRIKESDSMREKCRRKNLPETSQSALKEIRDSIGIRIVCGFVDDIYKTIDVIKAIPGVSIYNEKDYILNAKPNGYRSYHLILEIETEFPDVLGNERGTYFVEVQLRTIAQDSWASLEHQMKYKHDIKNPEMITRELKRCADELASCDLTMQTIRNLIQEGGD; this is encoded by the coding sequence ATGTCAACTCCAAGTATTTATGGGGAATATGCTCAGTATCTCCCCAAGATTTTACAAGAAATAACAGACCCGATTATTGTGGCTAATATTACTAGCAAAAAAGAAACAGGCTTTAAACTCTATGAACATTTTATTTCGCGAATCAAAGAAAGCGATTCTATGCGTGAAAAGTGCCGTCGGAAAAATTTGCCTGAAACCAGCCAATCTGCTCTCAAGGAAATTCGTGACAGTATTGGGATTCGAATTGTTTGTGGCTTTGTCGATGATATTTACAAAACTATCGATGTCATCAAGGCTATCCCTGGCGTTTCTATCTATAACGAGAAAGATTACATTTTAAATGCTAAGCCCAATGGCTATCGTTCTTATCATCTCATTTTGGAAATCGAAACCGAGTTTCCAGATGTGCTAGGAAATGAGAGAGGAACCTATTTTGTTGAGGTTCAGCTTCGGACCATTGCTCAGGATTCCTGGGCCAGTTTGGAGCATCAAATGAAGTACAAGCACGACATCAAGAATCCAGAAATGATTACCCGTGAGCTTAAGCGCTGTGCGGATGAATTAGCTTCATGTGATTTGACCATGCAGACCATCCGTAACTTAATTCAAGAAGGAGGGGACTAG
- the pyrH gene encoding UMP kinase, with amino-acid sequence MAEPKYKRVLIKLSGEALAGERGVGIDLPTVQAMAKEIAEVADSGIQIALVIGGGNLWRGEPAAEAGMDRVQADYTGMLGTTMNALVMADSLKQLGVDTRVQTAIDMKSVAEPYIRGRALRHLEKGRIVIFAAGIGSPYFSTDTTAALRAAEIEADAILMAKNGVDGVYNDDPRKNADAVKFDELTHVEVIKRGLKIMDATASTLSMDNDIDLVVFNMNEPGNIKRVIFGEQIGTTVSNKAESHK; translated from the coding sequence ATGGCAGAACCAAAATACAAACGTGTCCTCATTAAGCTTTCAGGTGAAGCTCTAGCTGGTGAACGAGGTGTTGGGATTGATCTTCCAACTGTCCAAGCTATGGCTAAAGAAATTGCTGAAGTAGCGGATTCAGGTATTCAAATTGCTCTAGTTATCGGTGGTGGTAACCTTTGGCGTGGTGAACCTGCAGCTGAAGCAGGAATGGATCGTGTTCAAGCGGACTATACTGGAATGCTTGGAACAACGATGAACGCCCTTGTTATGGCTGATAGTCTGAAACAACTCGGTGTTGATACACGTGTTCAAACAGCGATTGATATGAAGTCTGTAGCGGAGCCTTATATCCGTGGTCGTGCCCTTCGTCACCTTGAAAAAGGCCGTATCGTTATCTTTGCAGCAGGTATTGGTTCACCATACTTCTCAACAGATACAACAGCGGCTCTTCGTGCAGCTGAAATCGAAGCTGATGCTATTCTTATGGCTAAAAACGGCGTTGATGGTGTCTACAATGACGACCCTCGTAAAAACGCTGATGCTGTTAAATTTGACGAATTGACACACGTGGAAGTGATTAAACGTGGTTTGAAAATTATGGATGCCACAGCTTCTACCCTTTCAATGGATAATGACATTGACCTTGTTGTCTTCAACATGAACGAACCAGGAAACATCAAACGAGTTATCTTTGGTGAACAAATTGGAACAACTGTATCTAACAAAGCAGAATCACACAAATAA
- a CDS encoding GNAT family N-acetyltransferase, whose amino-acid sequence MQYRKARLDEVQEVAQVCADAFEDYPYLSMIASNLKKPEQYQEFVLALQEILVRLAIKRDSCLVAEKDGRIVAAAILQHQTISMLNYLQNGATKLFRFISITKLFKYFNFVEESERHLEDSAEYDWYLMMLAVTPDYQRKGIGSRFLLEGVEPFVGSTGGHSLGLITNRDYNVPFYEKNGYKQCGYKVLTYETHKLGNWPFVKSLDA is encoded by the coding sequence ATGCAATATCGCAAAGCAAGACTAGACGAAGTTCAGGAAGTTGCACAAGTATGTGCCGATGCCTTTGAAGATTACCCCTATCTTTCAATGATTGCCAGTAATTTAAAGAAGCCTGAACAGTATCAGGAATTTGTCTTAGCCTTGCAGGAAATATTGGTGCGTTTGGCGATTAAACGGGACTCATGTTTGGTGGCTGAAAAGGACGGTCGCATTGTTGCGGCAGCTATTTTACAGCATCAGACGATTTCTATGCTTAATTATCTTCAAAATGGGGCGACTAAGCTCTTTCGTTTTATAAGCATCACCAAGTTGTTCAAGTATTTTAACTTTGTTGAAGAGTCCGAAAGACATCTGGAAGATTCTGCAGAATACGACTGGTACTTGATGATGTTGGCGGTGACTCCAGATTATCAAAGAAAAGGGATAGGGAGTCGTTTCTTGCTTGAAGGGGTTGAACCTTTTGTAGGTAGTACAGGCGGTCACAGTCTTGGTTTGATTACTAATCGCGATTACAATGTACCTTTCTACGAGAAAAATGGCTACAAACAATGTGGTTATAAGGTTTTGACCTACGAAACACACAAACTAGGCAACTGGCCTTTTGTCAAATCACTTGATGCATAG